CGCTCCGGCTGGATGATTCTTTCCGGCGAGCGCCGTCATGCCCAGGATTTCATCCAGGGTCTCGACATGCTGGCCTCGATGCGACTGTGCGCCAATGTCCCGGCCCAGCACGCCATTCAGACGGCATTGGGCGGCTATCAATCGATCAACGATCTGATTCTTCCTGGCGGACGACTACTGGCCCAGCGTGACATGGCCTGGCAGAAGCTCAATGCCATTCCGGGCGTCAGCTGTGTCAAACCGAAGGGAGCACTGTACATGTTCCCTCGACTTGACCCCGAGATGTACGACATCCGCGATGACCAGCAACTGGTACTCGATCTGCTGCTTGAAGAGAAGATCCTGCTGGTCCAGGGAACAGCCTTCAACTGGCCGGATCCGAACCATCTGCGCATTGTGACCCTGCCCTGGGTGGATCAGCTCGAGGATGCCATTGACCGGCTGGATCGTTTTCTCGCCCGACGTCGATGACGCCTAAACCATCCTTAACACATGATTGAAACAAAGCGACACAGGACTTATCTAAGGCGTTAGAAGCGACTTGTGTCGCGACTTCCCAAGCCCTTTCGGAGATCCATCACATGATGAGGATTGTCCTTTTTCTGGCCACCAACCTGGCCGTTGTGCTGGTCGCCAGCGTGACCCTGCGCATTCTGGGCGTGGACAGCTATCTCGACGGTGCCGGCGGCCTGAATCTCAACAGTCTGCTGATTTTCTGCTTCATCTTTGGCATGGCAGGATCGCTGATCTCGCTGCTGCTCTCCAAGAAGATGGCCAAAATGAGCACTCGGGCGCGCATCATCGAGCGCCCGGGCAACTCGACCGAACAGTGGTTGATCAGCACCGTAGGCGAACTCTCCCGAGACGCCGGTATCGAGATGCCCGAGGTCGGCATTTTCCCGGCACGGCAGGCCAACGCTTTTGCGACCGGCTGGAACAAGAATGCCGCGCTGGTCTGCGTGTCCGAAGGGTTGCTCGAGCAGATGCGCCCCGAGGAAGTACGCGCAGTACTGGGTCACGAGATCGGTCACGTGGCCAATGGCGACATGGTCACCCTGGCGCTCATCCAGGGGGTGGTAAACGCCTTTGTCATGTTCTTTGCCCGCATTGCCGCCATGGTGCTCGACAACTTCCTGCGCAGTGACGAGGAAGGGGGTGGACTCGGCTTCTTCGGCTATATCGCCGTCGTGTTCGCCTTCGAGATGGTCTTTGGCATCGCCGCCTCGGTGATCGTTGCCTGGTTCTCGCGCTGGCGTGAATATCGCGCCGATGCCGCCGGCGCCCGACTGGCAGGTAGTGGTGCGATGATCAATGCGTTGAACCGCCTCAAGGCGCAGAAGGATATGCAGGACGAAATGCCGGGCTCAATGACAGCCTTTGCGATCACGACCGGTCAGACTCGTCAGTTCATGGAGAAGCTGTTCGCCAGCCATCCTCCGCTCGATGATCGCATCCGCGCTCTCAAGGAAGCGGCTTACCGTCAGTAAACCGCATCGAATGTGCTTCCTTCCGGCCCGCCCCATGGCGGGCCTTTTCATGCTTTGGTCAGCCCTGCTTGCCTGCCAGCCGCAGCGAGAAGCCGGCACTGACAATGGTGTCACGCAGATCGCCGGCATTGTGTTTGAGACTGACCCGCAACGTCGAAAATTCACGCCGAGGCGGATACTCCTTGCGCATGCGATCAAACCCTTCGGCCATGCCGTAATGACGACGGTAGCGTTCCAGCAGTAGTGCATCGCGACGAATGTCGTAACATGCCCGGGCACAGAGTGTCAGCGCCTCAAGTGGCGGCGCCCAGCCGGTCAGGGTAATCCGGCGCAGCCAGGAATCCGGCTTGAGCTGACCAAGCCGCTTGCGAGCGGGCAAACCGAAGTGCCGGCTCATCGCTTCGTGAATCATGTCAGTCCCCAGCATCTTGCCATCCAGGCTGTAGCCGGCCACATGCGGGGTCGCGATATCCACCAGCCGGCAGAGCGCTTCATCAATATCGGGTTCCTGTTCCCAGACATCCAGAATGACGCGCAGATCGCGCCTGGTTTCCAGTCGACGACGCAAGGCAGAGGTATCGACACACTCGCCGCGCCCCGCACTGATCAGAATCTGATCAGGCCGCAGGGCGTCAATCCGTTCGGCATTCAGCAGATGATGGGTGGCATGATCACCGCTTTGTATCAACGGCGTATGCAGGCAGATCACATCGGCACGCTCGATCAGCGTATCGAGATCAACAAAATCCTCACGCCCTTCTGCCTCGGCCCGCGGCGGATCACAGATCAGACAGGGCATATCCAGCGCCTCAAGCCTGGCCTGCAAGCGACTGCCTACATTACCGGCCCCCACGATCCCCACGGTGCGCGAGTTCAGCGTCTCGCCATCCTGCTCGCTCATCAGCAGCAACCCGGATAGCACATAGTCGACCACGGACTCCGCATTGCTGCCGGGCGCACTGGCGAAGCCAATACCCTGCTCGCGCAGCCAATCGACATCAACATGGTCAACCCCAATGGTCGCCGTACCCACAAATTTTACCCGTGTTCCTGCCAGCAAATCGGCATTGACACGCGTCACCGAACGCACCAGCAGCACGTCAGCCTGCATCAGCTGCTCACGGCACATCTGTCTGCCCGGCAGACGCACGATCTCGCCATGATCGCCAAAGAACTCCTCAATCAGCGGGATGTTTTCATCCGCCACAATACGCATCACGCTCCCCTTTTCCGGATTCCGACATGATTGCTCGATGCACTACAGCGCCATCATACCGATCGACTTTGAGCCCTCTTCCACGGCCTTTACAATCAACGCCTCATGACCGGAGAGCAACATGCCCTGTGGTCTTCTCTCAACGGTGTGGAGTGACGAGTGATCATTCGCTGGGAAAGCGGCCACGACTATGTACTGGTGCATGTCCATCGCGACATGTTTGGCGACTGGATTCTCAGTCGCGCCTGGGGGCAGATCGGCACCGGCTATGGCGGTCTGCGCCATGCGCTGGCCGAAAGCTTCGACCAGGCCATGACCTGGGTCGACAGCATTGACCATATTCAGACCTCCCGCGGTTTCGAAAGGGTATGGAGCAGCGAGGATGACGACACACCCGAAGCCCGCCACGCCCTCGCTCAGCTGAATCAGCTCAGCGAGCAGTAAGCATCCCGCCACTGGCGTCGGGTCGAGCACCAGAAGGGCCAGCCAGCGTCACCAACGTTTGGCATGCTGACTCTCTGCCCGAACAGGAGACGGCCCCGGGCGCTGCTCATGATTCTTTTCGATGGCGAATCAGGAAGACATGATGAATGTCCGGGCGCCGTTCAAAATCCGGATCCAGCATGGCTTTTGAGCGCTCTTCCACATGAAAGCGCTCCCGCAGTGCCCCATCGAGTCGAAAGCGACGCTGATTGTTGGAGAACAACAGCGTGCCCTCCGGCGCCAGGAGCGCCATGCTCAGTTCAATCAACCGGACATGATCACGCTGCACATCCAGCACCTCTTCCATTTTTTTCGAATTGGAGAAGGTCGGCGGATCAAGAAAGATCAGGTCAAAGCTGTCACGTGCCTGCGCCAGCCACTGCAGACAGTCGGCACGTACCAGCTGATGGCGACGCTCATCCAGGTGATTGAGCCTGAAGTTCTCCCGCGCCCAGTCAAGATAGGTATTGGAAAGATCAACACTGACACTTGAACGCGCGCCTCCCAGGGCCGCATGAACGGTTGCCGTAGCGGTATAGCAGAACAGATTGAGAAAGCGCTGTCCTTTGGCATGTGTCCCCAGCCAGCGGCGCACCGGTCGGTGATCGAGAAACAGTCCGGTATCCAGATAGTCGCGCAGATTGACCAACGCCCTGATGGGCGATTCCACTACTTCCAGGCGCTGGCCCGACTCAGCCTGTCGCCCGTACTGCGACCGGCCGCTCTGTCGCTGACGACGTTTGAGATGAATGGCTTCCGGATCTACCTCGAGTACTTCGGGCAGTACCCCCAGAGCCTCCATCAATCTTTTTTCTGCCTGTTGCGGGTCAATCGAGCGCGGCGGCACGTACTCCTGCACATGTACCCGGTCGGCATAGCAGTCGATCGCCAGTGCATACTCCGGCATGTCGGCATCATAGAGCCGATAGCACTGCTCGCCGCTGCGTCTGAGCCATTTGGCGAGCCGCTTGCGATTCTTGCGCAGCCGGTTGGCGAACATTTGCGCGCCGGCAGAGTGACGGGCAGGCGCTTCAACCACTGGTGGTGATGCGCTTTCCTGCTTTTGGGCACCACGCTCTTCTTCGCTGTTTTCCGGCTCATCCGAACGCGCATGGATATCGATCAGCAAAAGCTTGCAATCCAGCTGGCCGTTCTTCAGCGCGTATTGCCGATGCGCTTTGAGCCCGAGCCGATGACCCAGCTCCGGATTACCGGTAAACAACGCCACCGACCAACCCGGGAAGTGGTGACGCAATGCACTGCCCAGCTTCTGATAGAGCACTACCAGAGCCGGCAGTTCACCCAAACGCTCCCCATAGGGAGGGTTGGTCATGATCAACCCACCCGGCAGATCGCGCATACCATGTGGCTGCGTCAGCGTCTCTGCTTCAGCGACAATGAATGACACCTGATCGGCCAGTCCGGCACGCTCGGCATTACTGCGCGCCGACCGGATAGTCCGTTTATCGCGATCTCGCCCCTGCAGTACGCTCTGACAGTCCTGACGTCCCTGCTCGGCACGCGCCTCGGCCTGTCGATGGATCTCCTGCCAGAGTGCTTCATCATGTTGCGCCCAGCCATGAAAACCGAACCGTCGGCGATTCAGATTGGGAGCAATATCACACGCCATCATGGCTGCCTCGATCACCAGTGTGCCGGAGCCACACATCGGATCGAGCAGCGCTTCACCCCGGGCCGCCCGTTCGGGCCAGTCGGCACGCATCAAAAGCGCGGCCGCCAGATTCTCCTTGAGCGGAGCCTGGCCACCTTCGCGTCGATAACCACGTAAATGAAGACTGTCGCCACTGAGATCGATCCCCAGTGTCAGGGTGTCGCGATGAAAATGAGCGTGAATACTGACATCCGCGGTTTTCGGCTCCACCAGCGGACGGCCTCTGCCCGCCGCTCTCATGGCCTCGACCACCCCATCCTTGACACACTGGGCGCCAAAACGGGTATGACGGATGCGCTCACTGGTGCCATGGAAATCCACCCGCAGCGTGACCGTTTCATCCATTTCTTCCGGCCAGTCAAACCCCGCTGACGCCCGGGTAATGGCCACCCCATCCGCCACGCCTTCCACCCGACCGAGCAGGCGAATGATGCGGTTGGCCAGCCGCGACCACAGGCACAGCCGGTAAAGCGTAGCCAGATCAGCTCGGCCCATCACGCGGGCACTGGAGGTCTGTGTCACGCTGGCGCCCAGGGCAGTCAGTTCCTCGACCAGAAGACTTTCCACCCCCCAGGGGCAGGTCGCCATGAAATCCAGCATTGCAACGGTATCGGGTTGTGGGTCAGTAGCGCTCATTGGCTCCGGATCATGTGATGCAGGCAATGGACCTGTCATATTTCTGAAAGGATTAAAAACGGCACATGCTTAGAAGAAAAGAATTTTCGACACCCCGGGGCTACTGGTTGATGATGACAGTGTAGCTACGCAATGCATATGCAGCTGTCATCCGCGGAACGCAGGCTCGCCCGACTGGCCGGGCGGGTGCATAAGTCCCTTATGCAAGAGGCAACCCGATGAAGCGACAGAAACGAAACCGTTCACAAAAAGCTTATATTCATGGTTACAAGGCCGGCATGTCCGGTCGCTCCAGGGACCAGTGTCCCAGTCAGGACATCAATTTGCGCGAGTACTGGATGAGTGGCTGGCGCGAAGGCCGTGAGGACAACTGGTCCGGTATGACGGGGATTGCCGGCATTCACAAGAATCCACGCGTACTCTAGTGTCCTCCGATACCCTGTTGGGCCCCTCGTTATCGCACTGCTCTCTCTTCCCGTGGCCCAGGGGACACCCGCAGAAGCAGTGAAACATCCGATTCAGGGAAGGCTCGAACTCATTCGAGCCTTTTTTCGTTCCATACCCGGACCAGCCCATGAGCAACATTGTGCTTCAGATGTAATTACGCCGGATTACCCGAGCGCTCGGGCACACTCCCCCACCAGCGCTGGCCCACGATAGATCAGTCCCGTATATAATTGTACCAGGTCGGCACCGGCCTCCCGCTTCTCTCTGGCATCCTCGGCATCGAGAATACCGCCAACGCCAATAATGGTCATGGTGGGCAGCCGGTCACGCAGCGCCGCGATCACTCGCGTCGAAGCTGCTTTTACCGGTGCCCCGGAGAGTCCTCCGGTCTCTTTGGCCAGGGGAGAACCCGCCACCGCAGTGCGCGATATCGTGGTATTGGTAGCGATCACGGCTTCCACGCCACTCCCGGCCAGGCAATGCGCTACCAGCTCGAGTTCCTCATCCGCCATATCGGGGGCAATCTTGACCGCCAGCGGCACATGCCTGCCATTCTGCACGTCCAACCGCATGGCAGTCTCCGAAAGTGCACTCAACAAGCGTTGCAGATGATCACCGAACTGCAGGTCACGCAACCCCGGAGTATTGGGTGAGGAGATGTTGACGGTGACATAGTCGGCATGCGCATGCACCACTTCCAGACAACTCAGGTAGTCGCTAGTGGCATCGGCGACATCAGTCGTCAGGTTCTTGCCGATATTGATACCCAGCACCCCATCGAAATGACGCCGACGAACATGCTCAACCAGCTGCTCGACGCCCCCATTGTTGAATCCCATGCGATTGATGATCGCCTGATGCTCGGGGAGTCTGAACAGCCGCGGCCGGGGATTGCCCGGCTGAGCCTTCGGCGTCACCGTACCCACCTCAACGAACCCGAATCCCAACGCACCCAGCGCATCGATATGCTCGCCGTCCTTGTCCAGCCCTGCCGCCAGCCCGACACGATTGGGGAAATGCAGCCCCATCAGTGTTACCGGTGCTTGTACCGCTTCGCCTCCCAGCGCATGGCTCAATCGGCAGCGATAGGCCATATCCAGCGCCGTCATGGTGATGCCATGAGCAGTTTCGGGATCGAATCGGAACAACAGGGAACGGGCAAGCGAATACATCTGGGGTCTCGACAGTAGGGATGCAGCAGTATACGCAGCCGCCATGCTCGCGTCACGGCGGCTGCCTTGCGCTTTACTCCTGTTCGACGCGCAGCGTATAGCTGTCGGTACCGGAACGAGCCGAGCCATATTTCTGACCACTGACACGCACGGTATAAACGCCGGGCTCAAGCTGCTTGCGAATATGGAAGTCGCCATCCAGCCCTTCGCCACTGTCACTGGCGACTACCTGACCATCAGCATTGATCACCTCGGCAGAGAGCCGGTAGCTGCCCTGAGTGGCACCAAAGGAGGAGCTTTCCACTACGACATCTCCCGCCTGCATGACCTCGAACTTCAGCACGTCGCCCTTCTCGCGAATCGAGACATCGCGCAGCAGCCGGTGCCGCATGGGGGTGGCGTCATTCGACTCGGCAGTCGCGGGAGCTTCAGCCTGACGGTTGTGGTTCCTGTCAGTGGCAGATGCTGCTGCGCCAGCGTCGCGGTCAGGTGTCGAACTCTCTGCCACGGCCTGCTCCAGCGCCTGACCACTGGGGCCGGGAGCGTCCGGTAGCGGACTGGGTGACGTTACCTCACTGGCACTACGCTGGGATGCCCCGACACCGGCCGTAGTCGCCTGAGGCGCCAGCCGTGGCGGATTCGAGGCCTGGCGCCGTTCGTCCTCGGCCGTGGTGGCCCCGGCCGGTGCCAACCGCTCGACCCGATTCTGATCTCCAAGGCCCTCTTGCCGGTCGAGATTCATAACGCGCACTGTCACACTCTGATGACCATTGCGAGCGGGCCCGCGACTGCGCCCCGTAATGGTCACCGCATACTTGCCCGGCGCCAGATCTTCACTCATTGCAACGCCGTTGGTACGTTCGCTGCCATCGGCCTGCTCGAGCACCACACCGTTGTCGTTTTTCAGTTCGGCATGCAGATCATAAGCCCCGGTCTCGCCCGGAAAACCACCAACCGCGATGCGATAGTGCCCCTGTTTGCTCACTTCAAAGTGATGCGTCAGTGGTTTGTCGCCCAGAAAGAGACTGCGGCTCTGACGGTCCGAGCTGTTATGAATCGAATCCGAAAAGTCCACCTGTGCTGCGGCCGCCTCGGCACGCTTGAGGGCCGCGCTCTTGTCCGCCAGTGCTGTCTGGCTGACCAGTACGCCCAGACTTACACCAACTCCCAGTACCAACCGAAATGTCCTGCCTGTCATCATCGTTGTCACCGACGGTCCGATTCGCTCCTCGACGCCCGCAGGACCGCTTGTGCCATGGCAAAAAAGCCATCGCTGCCCACGAGGTCTGCCAAAACCGGCCCAGCATACCAGAGCCGAACGCTGCTGCGAGGAATTGATTAGCCGGCGCTGGCGTCGACGACAACATGGGCGGCGGCTTCACCGGGCGCCGTCAGTTCTACCCGATCCCCAACGCTGAGCCGGGCCCCACTGCCCTCGAGAACAACCGCATTCTCGCCGAAGAAGGCCCCCGAGCGCCCGACATGGTGATACCCCATAAGAGTGGCCAGCGGCTCACCCTCCTCAACAATTTCGCCACTGCACTGATCCACGGTCGTCACACGACAGCGCTGACAAGGCTTGCAGAGCCAGAGGACAAAATCACGACCTTCCAGGCGCTGATGATAATGTTCGGCAAAGGCCTCGACGCCAGCGAGTACAATATTCGGACGAAAACGCGACATGGGCACGGGTCTGTGATGATGGGTTCTCAAGCGCGCATTGAGATCCTCGAGCGATTCGCAGGTGGCGATCAGCAGTGGAAATCCATCGGCAAAACCGGTCCGAGCCTCCAGTGACCCCAGTCGCTGCGGATCCACCAGACGGTGATTGTCCTCGGGGACGCGCTTGAGTCTCAGCGTCTCGCCATGCCACAGGCCCAGCACATCGGTCAGCCAGGCGGCGGCTTCATCCCCCTCATCGACACCGGCACAATGATCACGGAATATTTTCAGTGGCTCGGCCGGCCCAGTTGGTCGGCTCAGGGGCACAAACAGATGACGTCGATCAGGGGCACACAGGATAAGATGGTAAGTATCGAGATGTACCTCGATGGTTGCCATGATCGGTAACTCGCGCTGGGTAATGAAACGTCCGCTCTCGGTTGTCACCATCCAGCGGCGATCCAGCGCCAGTCCTTCGCCGGTCAGCTCGACGCTCTCGAGCGCAATGCCGCCCAGCGCCTTGACGGGATAGATGTTGAGCGCAGTGATTTCAGCCATGGTCAGGTCCCGTGATTGTCGTATCGGCGCCTTGCAATGAGCATCCGGCAGCACGTTTTTCTGATACCGTTTTATCAGCGCGGCGAAAGGTGTACAACGCTTCTGCGCTGCGGTCCCTTATCCCTGTTGCGGAAGATCTGACATGACTGATGAAAAGTCCGACACTACCCGAGATCGTTCTCATGACCATCCCCCGGAAGGTCATTCACTGGTCGGCAAGATCGCCGTAGGCGTCGCATTCCTGGGGATCCTGGCTTTTTTTGTATTTGCATTCCTGGTTGGCTGATCGCCATTGAAAAAAAACGCCGTCCCGAAGGACGGCGTTTCCGGCTTGCCTGCAGAGCACGGCGCTCAATTCTGGCTTTCAGCCAGCTCCCCGAGCGCTCGTACAGCTACGGTAAACAGGGCATAACCGGTCTGACTCCCCGAATGCACCTCCTCGAGCAGATCGCGCCAGCGGTTGATGCGGCTGCGATGCGCTTCGAGCCAGTGCTCGACCCGCTCATCCACCTCAAGAGGCGCCGATTCCAGACGCAACACACTGGAGGTCAGGGTGAGCTGCTGCCGATCGAGATCGTCACGTAATGCCTCGCGCGCCTGAGCCTCCCAATTGTCATGGACTTCAAGACGATTGATCTGATCGAGCATCCAGGGCAGCTGCAGTCGCTCACCGATGGCGAAATAGGTATCCGCCACTCGCTCGAGCTTCTCATTATCGTGGCGTGCCGTCTCGATGATGCCGAGCCCGGCATAGAGGCTATCGGTTGCCGCTACCTGGCTGGCCAGCTGCTCCGGTACCCCGGCCTCGATATATTCATCACGCAGCTTTTCCCACTGCTCGCGGGCACCACCACGCAACCGCTCACCGATGCTTTCCTGCAACTGACTGAGCCGTGAGGAAAAGTGCTCGATGGTATCGCGCACACCATGGCTGCCGGTCTGACGCAGAAAATAACGGGTTGC
This DNA window, taken from Kushneria phosphatilytica, encodes the following:
- the htpX gene encoding protease HtpX — translated: MMRIVLFLATNLAVVLVASVTLRILGVDSYLDGAGGLNLNSLLIFCFIFGMAGSLISLLLSKKMAKMSTRARIIERPGNSTEQWLISTVGELSRDAGIEMPEVGIFPARQANAFATGWNKNAALVCVSEGLLEQMRPEEVRAVLGHEIGHVANGDMVTLALIQGVVNAFVMFFARIAAMVLDNFLRSDEEGGGLGFFGYIAVVFAFEMVFGIAASVIVAWFSRWREYRADAAGARLAGSGAMINALNRLKAQKDMQDEMPGSMTAFAITTGQTRQFMEKLFASHPPLDDRIRALKEAAYRQ
- the pdxB gene encoding 4-phosphoerythronate dehydrogenase PdxB; its protein translation is MRIVADENIPLIEEFFGDHGEIVRLPGRQMCREQLMQADVLLVRSVTRVNADLLAGTRVKFVGTATIGVDHVDVDWLREQGIGFASAPGSNAESVVDYVLSGLLLMSEQDGETLNSRTVGIVGAGNVGSRLQARLEALDMPCLICDPPRAEAEGREDFVDLDTLIERADVICLHTPLIQSGDHATHHLLNAERIDALRPDQILISAGRGECVDTSALRRRLETRRDLRVILDVWEQEPDIDEALCRLVDIATPHVAGYSLDGKMLGTDMIHEAMSRHFGLPARKRLGQLKPDSWLRRITLTGWAPPLEALTLCARACYDIRRDALLLERYRRHYGMAEGFDRMRKEYPPRREFSTLRVSLKHNAGDLRDTIVSAGFSLRLAGKQG
- the rlmKL gene encoding bifunctional 23S rRNA (guanine(2069)-N(7))-methyltransferase RlmK/23S rRNA (guanine(2445)-N(2))-methyltransferase RlmL yields the protein MSATDPQPDTVAMLDFMATCPWGVESLLVEELTALGASVTQTSSARVMGRADLATLYRLCLWSRLANRIIRLLGRVEGVADGVAITRASAGFDWPEEMDETVTLRVDFHGTSERIRHTRFGAQCVKDGVVEAMRAAGRGRPLVEPKTADVSIHAHFHRDTLTLGIDLSGDSLHLRGYRREGGQAPLKENLAAALLMRADWPERAARGEALLDPMCGSGTLVIEAAMMACDIAPNLNRRRFGFHGWAQHDEALWQEIHRQAEARAEQGRQDCQSVLQGRDRDKRTIRSARSNAERAGLADQVSFIVAEAETLTQPHGMRDLPGGLIMTNPPYGERLGELPALVVLYQKLGSALRHHFPGWSVALFTGNPELGHRLGLKAHRQYALKNGQLDCKLLLIDIHARSDEPENSEEERGAQKQESASPPVVEAPARHSAGAQMFANRLRKNRKRLAKWLRRSGEQCYRLYDADMPEYALAIDCYADRVHVQEYVPPRSIDPQQAEKRLMEALGVLPEVLEVDPEAIHLKRRQRQSGRSQYGRQAESGQRLEVVESPIRALVNLRDYLDTGLFLDHRPVRRWLGTHAKGQRFLNLFCYTATATVHAALGGARSSVSVDLSNTYLDWARENFRLNHLDERRHQLVRADCLQWLAQARDSFDLIFLDPPTFSNSKKMEEVLDVQRDHVRLIELSMALLAPEGTLLFSNNQRRFRLDGALRERFHVEERSKAMLDPDFERRPDIHHVFLIRHRKES
- the rmf gene encoding ribosome modulation factor, with protein sequence MKRQKRNRSQKAYIHGYKAGMSGRSRDQCPSQDINLREYWMSGWREGREDNWSGMTGIAGIHKNPRVL
- a CDS encoding quinone-dependent dihydroorotate dehydrogenase, encoding MYSLARSLLFRFDPETAHGITMTALDMAYRCRLSHALGGEAVQAPVTLMGLHFPNRVGLAAGLDKDGEHIDALGALGFGFVEVGTVTPKAQPGNPRPRLFRLPEHQAIINRMGFNNGGVEQLVEHVRRRHFDGVLGINIGKNLTTDVADATSDYLSCLEVVHAHADYVTVNISSPNTPGLRDLQFGDHLQRLLSALSETAMRLDVQNGRHVPLAVKIAPDMADEELELVAHCLAGSGVEAVIATNTTISRTAVAGSPLAKETGGLSGAPVKAASTRVIAALRDRLPTMTIIGVGGILDAEDAREKREAGADLVQLYTGLIYRGPALVGECARALG
- a CDS encoding MOSC domain-containing protein, with product MAEITALNIYPVKALGGIALESVELTGEGLALDRRWMVTTESGRFITQRELPIMATIEVHLDTYHLILCAPDRRHLFVPLSRPTGPAEPLKIFRDHCAGVDEGDEAAAWLTDVLGLWHGETLRLKRVPEDNHRLVDPQRLGSLEARTGFADGFPLLIATCESLEDLNARLRTHHHRPVPMSRFRPNIVLAGVEAFAEHYHQRLEGRDFVLWLCKPCQRCRVTTVDQCSGEIVEEGEPLATLMGYHHVGRSGAFFGENAVVLEGSGARLSVGDRVELTAPGEAAAHVVVDASAG